TGTGGCTCTGGAAGCAGTGGGTGAATGTGCTGCGGATGCGCAAGGAAGGCGTGCCGGTGCTGGGCTTTACGTGGTATTCGCTTATCGACCAGGTAGACTGGGAAACCGGCCTGGCCGAGCAGAAAGGCACGTTGAACGCCTGCGGTCTCTACGACCTCGACCGCAAGCCCCGGCCCGTGGCCGATGCCTATAAGATGCTATTGCAGGAATACGGCCAGATTACCATTGTGCCCCACGGCGAATTGTTTGAAGTGACGGACCGGCCAGCTACCCTTAAAGTAGAGGTGTAGGGCGGCGCGGGGCGGCGGTAAAACGCTTGTCTAGCCGGGGCGGCTGGTGTAAATTGCGGACGCAACCTTGTACTTGCCCATTCCGTGCCCCGCGCCTTCATTTTATGAGAGTTATCGTTTCGCTGCTGCTGCTGGGCCTGCTGCTGACGGGCCGGCTGGCACTAGCCCAACGCATTACGCTGAGCGGACAGGTAGTAGAAGCTACTTCGGGCGAGCCCGTGCCGTTTGCTTCCATCTTTGTGCCGCACACCAGCACGGGCGTCACGGCTGACCTCGACGGGAAATTTAAACTGACTGTGGATGGCGCGCCCGACTCGCTGGCCGTTTCGGCGCTGGGCTTTCTTACGCTGCGCAAAAAGCTGACCGACGCGCCCCAGCAGGCCATCCTGTTTCGCCTCAAAAAAGGCGGAGGGGTAGCCCTGGCCGAAGTGGTTATCAGCTCGCGGCAGCCCGAAAACCCGGCGTTTCGCATCTTGCGCGAGGTGCAGAAGCACAAGCCCGAAAACGAGCGCAGCGCCCTCCACTCGGCCGATTTTAACTCTTACAACCGCATTGAGGTGAGCTTGACCGAGCTGCCCAAGGCGATGGCCAACCGCAAGGTGGTGCGGGACATTCGGGCGCTGGCCGTGCGCCAGGGTGCGGCCGCCGCCGCCGACCCCGATGCTCCCCTACCCCTCTTTGTATCGGAGGTGGGCTCGCGGGTGTACGTGAAGTATGGCCCGCCCCTGCGCCGCCGCGAAGACATTCAGCACAAGCAGATGCGCGGGGCCGGCCCCCGCGAGGGCTCGGTATTGAGCCAGATGCTGGGCTCGAATTTCCAGAATTTTGACTTTTACCCCAACTGGCAAAGTATCCTGGGGAAGGACTTTATCTCGCCCATCTCGGCCGGCGGGCGGCTCACCTACGACTACGAGCTGCAAGACTCGCTGCTGGTGGGCCAGGACCTGTGCTATAAGCTGCGCGTGACGCCGCGCCGCGCCCACGACCTGGCCTTCACGGGCACCATCTGGATTACGAAGCAGGGCTACGCCCTGCGCCGCCTCGACTTGGTGGCCAGCGACAAGGCCAACATCAACTTCGTGAGCGACCTGCGCATTTTCCAGGACCTGACTTCGCCGGGCAGCGGGCCGGGCCTACCCCTGCGCACCCGGCTGGCCCTCAGCGTGCGGCCTTATGACAAGCAGGCCGCCATGCGGGTGCGCTTTCATACAGTCAACTCCGATTTTGCGCGCAATCCCGAGCACGAGGGCGGCTTCTATGACCAGCCCATCGTCTCCACCATCATGGAGCCGGGCACCGACGCCGAAACTAGCGGCCTGCTGAGCGGCCTACTGCCGAAGGGCGCATCGGAGGGCTACTTCGATAAAAACCGGCCCGATACGCTGAGCCTAAGCGAGCGCCAGACCTTCGCCGTGCTCGACTCGGCCGCCGAGCTACCCTCGGTACGCAGTACTTTGGACTGGATTGACTTGTTTGTGAATGGCTACAAGCA
The genomic region above belongs to Hymenobacter psoromatis and contains:
- a CDS encoding DUF5686 and carboxypeptidase-like regulatory domain-containing protein; its protein translation is MRVIVSLLLLGLLLTGRLALAQRITLSGQVVEATSGEPVPFASIFVPHTSTGVTADLDGKFKLTVDGAPDSLAVSALGFLTLRKKLTDAPQQAILFRLKKGGGVALAEVVISSRQPENPAFRILREVQKHKPENERSALHSADFNSYNRIEVSLTELPKAMANRKVVRDIRALAVRQGAAAAADPDAPLPLFVSEVGSRVYVKYGPPLRRREDIQHKQMRGAGPREGSVLSQMLGSNFQNFDFYPNWQSILGKDFISPISAGGRLTYDYELQDSLLVGQDLCYKLRVTPRRAHDLAFTGTIWITKQGYALRRLDLVASDKANINFVSDLRIFQDLTSPGSGPGLPLRTRLALSVRPYDKQAAMRVRFHTVNSDFARNPEHEGGFYDQPIVSTIMEPGTDAETSGLLSGLLPKGASEGYFDKNRPDTLSLSERQTFAVLDSAAELPSVRSTLDWIDLFVNGYKHAGPLELGPIIYTYAHNNYEGNRFRLGFRTTPAMSRNAVLQSYLAYGTADGRMKYGGRLSYIAERRHWTVFSGEFKHDVEQAALLDNDFLPSDNNLFIAASRWGRFREGQPILRNLSVLSVQRDLFHGFTETVLLREQNIKYLSNDFPIKRDNEVVSSLTLSEAVFESRYAPDENQVQAENRRRAIGLKKWPVFTFRYTLGARDFFTNSRSSYQKFNMLVSHSVSLGHLGRLNYRVEGGYTASRLPALFLKIPLGNQTPFYNINSFNILNYFEFVTDHSASLRLDHHFEGIILNAIPGVRALNWRLVATTNILYGGLSSRNQRLPSDTRGPLPTLGSTPYVEVGYGLENILKFIRVDFIHRLTYRDAMSTRPGEPNPRNFGIKVGAQFRL